One stretch of Schlesneria sp. DSM 10557 DNA includes these proteins:
- a CDS encoding DUF6513 domain-containing protein, producing the protein MSRERLLFVTGRLAEPSLKVVLQPLAEKVGFDYEIAVLGISVAALMHVNWVQRKLKVPAGVSRVILPGWCTGDLSPLSSQFGLPFERGPKDLFDLPEHFGKSKRAIPPLDDYSIEILAEINHAPRLSEQELLSQAVRYQQSGANVIDLGCIPGETWPGIAAAVWQLRSEGLRVSVDSFDQREVESAVEAGAELVLSCNGTNVDWASKVPAEFVVIPDDLRNLDSWNGTIAKLTEAGRSFRLDPVLEPIGFGFAASLQRYFETRRRFPETPMMMGVGNLTELTEVDSAGVNFLLAAICEELQIASVLATEVINWGTTAVREFDLARRLVRHSLQNRVLPKHLGGQLVMLRDPKRRALGDENLRTMAGQLTDPNFRVFAEGGEVHLMNRDGYWHGSDPYEVFDEMRASTGGSMTAEHAFYLGMELSKARTALTLGKQYIQDETLRWGFLTVDEISALKRRKHRTGESESSTPAAE; encoded by the coding sequence ATGTCGCGCGAACGTCTTCTTTTTGTGACCGGCCGACTGGCGGAACCGTCGTTGAAGGTCGTTCTTCAGCCACTCGCCGAGAAAGTGGGCTTCGACTACGAAATCGCCGTACTCGGCATCTCTGTCGCCGCCCTGATGCATGTGAACTGGGTGCAGCGAAAACTGAAGGTGCCCGCCGGTGTCAGTCGCGTTATTCTCCCCGGCTGGTGCACGGGAGATCTGTCGCCGCTCTCTTCCCAGTTCGGACTGCCGTTCGAACGTGGCCCCAAGGATCTATTCGACCTGCCGGAACACTTCGGCAAAAGCAAACGAGCAATCCCGCCACTCGACGACTACTCCATCGAGATCCTGGCCGAAATTAACCACGCCCCGCGGCTGAGTGAGCAAGAGCTACTGAGTCAGGCTGTTCGGTATCAGCAGTCTGGCGCCAACGTCATCGACCTGGGGTGTATTCCCGGTGAAACCTGGCCGGGGATCGCCGCCGCCGTCTGGCAATTGCGGTCTGAAGGCCTGCGCGTTTCCGTCGACAGCTTTGATCAAAGGGAAGTCGAGTCGGCCGTCGAAGCGGGTGCCGAACTGGTCCTGAGTTGTAACGGCACCAACGTCGACTGGGCCAGTAAGGTCCCTGCCGAGTTTGTCGTGATCCCGGACGATCTGCGGAATCTCGACTCCTGGAACGGGACCATTGCGAAACTGACCGAGGCGGGGCGATCGTTTCGGCTGGATCCTGTCCTGGAGCCGATCGGCTTTGGTTTTGCCGCGTCGCTGCAGCGGTACTTTGAAACGCGACGTCGCTTTCCCGAAACCCCGATGATGATGGGAGTCGGGAATCTGACCGAGCTGACGGAAGTCGATAGCGCCGGGGTCAACTTCCTGCTGGCAGCGATTTGCGAAGAGCTGCAGATTGCCAGCGTCCTGGCGACGGAAGTCATCAACTGGGGGACCACCGCCGTTCGCGAATTCGATCTGGCCCGGCGTCTGGTGCGACATAGCCTGCAGAATCGGGTCCTGCCCAAACATCTGGGGGGCCAACTCGTCATGCTCCGGGACCCGAAACGACGCGCTCTCGGGGACGAGAACCTGCGGACGATGGCGGGGCAACTGACCGACCCGAACTTCCGCGTCTTCGCTGAGGGGGGCGAAGTTCATCTGATGAATCGTGACGGCTACTGGCACGGCAGCGATCCCTACGAAGTCTTCGACGAGATGCGGGCGAGCACCGGCGGTTCCATGACCGCCGAACATGCCTTCTACCTGGGAATGGAACTGAGCAAAGCCAGAACAGCACTGACGCTGGGCAAGCAATACATCCAGGACGAAACCCTGAGATGGGGATTTTTGACCGTCGACGAAATCAGTGCTCTCAAACGGCGAAAGCACCGAACGGGTGAATCCGAATCCTCCACACCGGCGGCGGAATAA
- a CDS encoding TatD family hydrolase, with amino-acid sequence MNYIDPHIHMVSRTTDDYEALAAAGVKAIIEPAFWQGQPRTEVGTFKDYFSSLVGFERFRAAQFGIRHYCTIGLNSKEANNERLAEQVMDLLPLFATKEGVVAIGEIGYDDQTATEEKFLRLQLELAKEVGLPVLIHTPHRNKKRGTYRTMDVIEEHGISPHMCIIDHNNEETYREVLDRGYWCGFTIYPGTKMGNARMVDILQVAGAERVIVDSSADWGKSDVLAVPKTAKLAEERGIPQEHIELACYRNALTAYAQSGQFQESDWLNPLPVDQRNLFQGNSVLRGGQTPRVDEGSSEYLIQ; translated from the coding sequence ATGAACTACATTGACCCTCACATTCACATGGTTTCCCGGACGACAGACGATTATGAAGCGTTGGCGGCGGCGGGGGTGAAGGCGATTATTGAGCCGGCGTTCTGGCAGGGGCAGCCACGGACGGAAGTCGGTACCTTCAAGGACTATTTCTCGAGCCTTGTCGGGTTTGAACGGTTTCGGGCGGCGCAGTTCGGGATCCGGCACTACTGCACGATCGGACTGAACTCCAAGGAAGCGAACAACGAACGACTCGCCGAGCAGGTCATGGATCTCCTTCCCCTGTTTGCCACCAAGGAAGGGGTCGTCGCAATTGGTGAGATCGGTTACGACGACCAGACCGCGACCGAGGAAAAATTCCTGCGCCTGCAACTGGAGCTGGCCAAGGAAGTCGGACTGCCCGTCCTGATTCACACGCCTCATCGCAACAAAAAGCGGGGGACGTACCGGACGATGGATGTCATCGAAGAGCATGGCATTTCACCTCACATGTGCATCATCGATCACAACAATGAGGAAACCTACCGCGAAGTGCTCGATCGCGGTTACTGGTGTGGATTTACGATCTACCCCGGAACCAAAATGGGAAATGCCCGGATGGTCGACATTCTGCAAGTCGCAGGAGCGGAACGAGTGATCGTCGACAGCTCAGCCGACTGGGGCAAGTCCGACGTCCTGGCGGTCCCCAAAACAGCCAAGCTGGCAGAAGAGCGCGGCATTCCGCAGGAACACATCGAACTGGCCTGCTACCGTAACGCACTGACGGCCTACGCGCAGAGCGGTCAGTTCCAGGAGTCGGACTGGCTGAACCCACTTCCCGTCGATCAGCGAAACCTGTTCCAGGGGAACAGCGTGCTGCGAGGGGGACAGACACCCCGCGTCGATGAGGGTTCTTCAGAGTATCTGATTCAGTAG
- a CDS encoding tyrosine-type recombinase/integrase, with amino-acid sequence MLRLTGARPGELRHAEAFNYESGRLVFRWNAQKGYIWKNARKTQRDRVIFLTPEAQAYVEECVKKNPEGPIFRTLRNDPWTPQNIANKWRRWLLLRPSVKAYLDEHGIEPKEMRTYNFRHSAISKWLDAGGDIYVASQLFGTSVKMLEKRYGHPDIDRLHERYMAFATANPITPPWAVASRNS; translated from the coding sequence ATGCTCCGCCTGACCGGTGCGAGACCGGGCGAGCTCCGCCACGCCGAGGCGTTCAACTACGAGAGCGGTCGGCTCGTGTTCCGCTGGAACGCTCAGAAGGGCTACATCTGGAAGAACGCCCGGAAGACCCAGCGCGACCGCGTGATCTTCCTCACCCCGGAAGCACAGGCTTACGTCGAGGAGTGCGTGAAGAAGAACCCCGAGGGGCCGATCTTCCGCACGCTCCGCAACGACCCGTGGACGCCGCAGAACATCGCGAACAAGTGGCGACGCTGGCTGTTGCTCAGGCCGAGCGTGAAGGCGTATCTCGACGAGCACGGCATCGAACCAAAGGAGATGCGGACCTACAATTTCCGGCACTCGGCGATCTCGAAGTGGTTGGATGCCGGCGGCGACATCTACGTCGCCTCGCAACTCTTCGGCACGTCGGTGAAGATGCTGGAGAAGCGGTACGGCCATCCCGACATCGACCGGCTGCACGAGCGGTACATGGCATTCGCAACGGCGAACCCGATCACGCCACCGTGGGCAGTTGCGAGCCGGAACAGTTAA
- a CDS encoding trypsin-like peptidase domain-containing protein, whose product MPHVLVADSFLDEERKVSYYDVVLPFFKMAADGTPIEHVGTCFPIGIGIYLTAAHNFEGFQKTRGRYKRQSPEKTAPTMEEMVERLEWMKEDKFLEGADVNCGAIIFDPAAIREGQLKPLGISYVTSVLMTLDFDLAVLLVRDDARRNLDGERTPIPCLSLIENPHIGQKIAVAGYPGAKNKFKLTEVDGKPKVNFGVSLVVNEGEITDLYPIMRDVGPAFFPCLQTDIDIAPGQSGGPAFCKETLSVVGINSIGGIGGGLVSWAGKAFDAELLTPIGLTIGGKSLNAGEATTLRELAEAGMIQIFNE is encoded by the coding sequence ATGCCACACGTTCTTGTTGCCGACTCGTTCTTGGATGAGGAGCGAAAGGTCTCCTATTACGATGTCGTCCTGCCCTTCTTCAAGATGGCGGCGGATGGTACGCCGATCGAGCACGTCGGAACCTGCTTCCCCATCGGCATCGGTATTTACCTGACAGCAGCTCACAACTTCGAGGGTTTCCAGAAAACCAGGGGGCGCTACAAGCGGCAGTCGCCCGAGAAGACCGCCCCGACAATGGAAGAGATGGTCGAACGTCTCGAGTGGATGAAGGAGGACAAGTTTCTCGAGGGCGCAGATGTTAACTGCGGGGCGATCATCTTCGACCCGGCCGCGATAAGAGAGGGCCAGCTCAAGCCTCTCGGCATCTCGTACGTCACCTCCGTCCTCATGACACTGGACTTCGACCTTGCGGTCCTCTTGGTGCGGGACGACGCTCGGAGGAATCTGGACGGGGAAAGGACACCCATCCCCTGCCTGTCTCTCATCGAGAACCCGCACATCGGCCAGAAGATCGCCGTCGCTGGTTATCCAGGCGCGAAGAACAAATTCAAGCTCACAGAAGTAGATGGAAAGCCGAAGGTGAATTTCGGAGTGTCGCTCGTGGTCAACGAGGGCGAGATCACCGACCTGTACCCGATCATGCGAGACGTTGGACCCGCCTTCTTCCCATGCCTCCAGACCGACATCGACATCGCCCCCGGGCAGAGCGGCGGGCCAGCGTTCTGCAAAGAGACGCTGAGCGTTGTCGGGATCAACTCGATCGGCGGAATTGGCGGTGGGTTGGTGTCGTGGGCAGGCAAGGCGTTCGATGCGGAGTTGTTGACTCCGATCGGACTTACCATCGGCGGCAAGTCCTTGAATGCCGGAGAAGCGACGACCCTCCGCGAACTGGCGGAGGCGGGAATGATTCAGATCTTCAACGAGTAG
- a CDS encoding DNA cytosine methyltransferase, whose product MQFIDLFAGLGGFHVALRRLGHECVFASEIDPVLQSLYELNFGLAAEGDIREVSIPDIPKHDILCAGFPCQPFSKAGSQKGLKCPRFGSLFDNVVEILKVRKPEYILLENVPNLARHEGGKTWSQMRQRLEGAGYTIDEHRFSPHQFGIPQIRERIYIVGSRSGLEDFGWPEGKSKATTSILSALEKNPADARPVNKQVIDCLNVWQKFVERYPKDEDLPTHPIWSMEFGATYPYEDETPHAAGLQRLCWTKGSHGQDLRDLPRAERMLGLPSHARSEEDRFPDWKIHFIRQNREIYRKNKAWIDKWMPEILAFPSSLQKLEWNCKGGERDIWKYVIQFRASGVRVKRPSSSPSLVAMTTTQVPIIAWEKRYMTPRECAKLQSLSELEHLPEAATRAFKALGNAINADVVELIAANLLGQPPKSSKNGHAGNGYPLFEHRRAVGAEKLAGSR is encoded by the coding sequence ATGCAGTTCATCGACTTATTTGCGGGACTCGGCGGCTTCCATGTCGCCCTGCGCCGCTTGGGTCACGAATGCGTCTTCGCATCTGAGATCGACCCTGTCCTCCAGTCCCTCTACGAACTGAACTTCGGTCTCGCCGCTGAAGGCGACATCCGCGAAGTCAGCATCCCCGACATCCCCAAGCACGACATCCTCTGCGCTGGTTTCCCCTGTCAGCCGTTTTCCAAGGCCGGATCGCAGAAAGGCCTGAAGTGTCCCCGGTTCGGCAGCCTCTTCGACAACGTCGTCGAAATTCTGAAGGTGCGGAAGCCCGAGTACATCCTGCTTGAGAACGTGCCGAACCTCGCCCGCCATGAAGGGGGAAAGACCTGGTCTCAGATGCGGCAGCGTCTGGAAGGGGCCGGGTACACGATCGACGAGCACCGATTCTCCCCCCACCAATTCGGCATTCCCCAGATCCGCGAGCGAATCTACATCGTCGGCTCCCGCTCTGGCTTGGAGGACTTCGGCTGGCCCGAAGGGAAGAGCAAGGCCACCACGTCGATCCTGTCGGCGCTTGAGAAGAACCCCGCCGACGCCCGCCCCGTAAACAAGCAGGTGATCGACTGCCTGAACGTCTGGCAGAAGTTCGTCGAGCGGTACCCGAAGGACGAGGACCTGCCAACCCACCCGATCTGGTCGATGGAGTTCGGGGCGACCTACCCCTACGAGGACGAGACCCCGCACGCCGCCGGCCTCCAGCGCCTGTGCTGGACCAAGGGCAGCCACGGGCAAGACCTGCGCGACCTGCCACGTGCAGAGCGCATGCTCGGGCTTCCTTCGCACGCACGCTCCGAGGAAGACAGATTCCCGGACTGGAAGATCCATTTCATCCGCCAGAACCGCGAGATTTACCGGAAGAACAAGGCGTGGATCGACAAGTGGATGCCGGAGATCCTTGCGTTCCCGTCGAGCCTGCAGAAGCTGGAGTGGAACTGCAAAGGCGGGGAACGCGACATCTGGAAGTACGTCATCCAGTTCCGGGCCTCCGGCGTCCGGGTGAAGCGGCCGTCGAGTTCGCCCTCGCTCGTCGCGATGACGACGACCCAGGTGCCCATCATCGCGTGGGAAAAGCGGTACATGACCCCGCGCGAGTGCGCGAAGCTCCAGAGCCTCAGCGAGCTTGAGCACCTGCCCGAAGCCGCAACGCGGGCGTTCAAGGCGTTGGGGAACGCGATCAACGCCGACGTCGTCGAGCTGATTGCCGCGAACCTGCTCGGGCAGCCTCCCAAGTCCTCAAAGAATGGCCACGCGGGGAACGGATACCCCTTGTTCGAACACCGCCGCGCTGTCGGAGCAGAAAAGCTGGCGGGCTCCAGATGA
- a CDS encoding ATP-binding protein, which produces MARQRTDEKVNIRPEVSILSVLKHLNYKPWFAIAEFVDNAIQSFLANRERIIEADGPDAKLGVAIELDTSAEGRIVIRDNAAGISSADYARAFKPAEVPPDRTGLSEFGMGMKSAACWLASEWTVRTTALGEDVERSVSFDVSSIIQNRIEELDIQTRDMPAGTHYTEITLSGIHKMPQGRTIGKIKEHLAGIYRAFLRDGVLELKWDGEPLAYDEPGILSAPFYRTPLADPIIWRKEIDFDFGDGLRAWGFAALRERASVSSAGFALFRRNRVIQGSGDEGYRPEAIFGKSNSYRYQRLFGELHLEGFQVSHTKDGFRWEEHEEIFLEFLHEHLNADPMPLLTQAEEHRARPSRGSFTVGARAAAERTAEVIERDVPQVIEAQIEAGPDPDPPPTVLPPAQAVASDRTIDVELRGQPWRIIIELTTDPAIGEWVSISDRPLQADGNVQRRCLAVRLSLAHPFTDRFGGTDVARIEPLLRLAAAIGLAETAAREAGVQLAGTFRRNINELLREALSNP; this is translated from the coding sequence ATGGCTCGGCAGCGTACCGATGAGAAGGTGAATATTCGCCCGGAGGTGAGCATCCTCTCGGTGCTCAAGCACCTCAATTACAAGCCGTGGTTCGCGATCGCCGAGTTCGTCGACAACGCGATCCAGAGCTTTCTGGCCAACCGGGAACGGATTATCGAGGCCGACGGCCCGGATGCCAAGCTGGGTGTGGCCATCGAACTGGACACGTCCGCCGAGGGGCGGATCGTTATCCGCGACAACGCGGCCGGTATCTCCAGCGCGGATTACGCCCGCGCCTTCAAGCCCGCCGAAGTACCGCCCGACCGAACCGGCTTGTCAGAGTTCGGTATGGGAATGAAGAGCGCGGCCTGCTGGCTGGCGAGTGAGTGGACGGTTCGGACCACGGCCCTCGGCGAGGACGTCGAGCGCTCCGTTTCCTTCGATGTGTCTTCGATCATTCAGAACCGGATCGAGGAGTTGGACATACAGACGCGGGACATGCCCGCTGGAACGCACTACACCGAGATCACGCTGAGCGGCATTCACAAGATGCCGCAGGGCCGGACAATCGGGAAGATCAAGGAACACCTGGCCGGAATCTACCGCGCGTTCCTTCGGGACGGCGTTCTGGAGCTGAAGTGGGACGGGGAGCCGCTGGCGTATGACGAGCCCGGGATCCTGTCCGCCCCGTTCTATCGGACGCCGCTCGCCGATCCGATCATCTGGCGGAAAGAGATCGACTTCGACTTCGGCGACGGCCTGCGTGCGTGGGGGTTCGCCGCCTTGCGGGAGCGTGCGAGCGTTTCCTCGGCAGGGTTCGCGCTGTTCCGTCGCAACCGGGTCATTCAGGGGAGCGGAGACGAAGGGTACAGGCCCGAGGCCATCTTCGGGAAATCGAACAGTTACCGCTATCAGCGGCTCTTCGGTGAACTCCACCTCGAGGGGTTTCAGGTAAGCCACACCAAGGACGGCTTCCGATGGGAAGAGCACGAGGAGATATTTCTCGAGTTCCTGCACGAGCACCTGAACGCCGACCCCATGCCGCTGCTTACTCAGGCCGAGGAGCATCGCGCGAGGCCGTCGCGCGGGTCGTTCACGGTCGGAGCAAGAGCGGCAGCCGAAAGAACAGCCGAAGTGATCGAGCGGGACGTGCCGCAGGTGATCGAGGCTCAGATCGAAGCCGGCCCGGACCCCGACCCGCCGCCGACGGTCTTACCGCCGGCGCAAGCGGTGGCGAGCGACCGGACGATCGACGTCGAGTTGCGTGGCCAACCTTGGCGCATTATCATCGAACTTACGACCGATCCAGCCATAGGCGAGTGGGTCAGCATAAGCGACAGGCCGCTGCAGGCCGACGGGAACGTCCAGCGCCGATGCCTTGCAGTTCGTCTTTCTTTGGCGCACCCGTTCACCGACCGTTTCGGCGGGACGGACGTAGCCCGGATCGAACCATTACTTCGGCTGGCTGCCGCGATCGGCCTCGCCGAGACCGCCGCGCGCGAAGCGGGTGTGCAACTGGCGGGAACATTCCGACGCAACATCAATGAGCTGCTGCGGGAAGCGCTTTCCAACCCGTAA
- a CDS encoding Z1 domain-containing protein: MSTDGADPPVTVDILPDGAGNPPPWDPQPGPEVGLLNLPAGARNQIVEEACRILRRCVDPNGPPQTQTGLAMGYVQSGKTTSFTTVTALARDNGYRLVIVIAGTTEILFEQNRDRIIESLQLESRPRSTPWRHITQPHLRNNSHIQIRDTLAQWDVPNAMPEERRTVLVTVMKHHRHLQNLIDVLQQVNLQNVPTLLIDDEGDQAGLNTQVNQGDESTTYRRLLDLKTALPLHSYLQYTATPQAPLLINLVDVLSPTFAEILTPGAGYVGGADFFLRNPTLIRDIPVAQVPTNRNVLNAPPATLTEAMQLFYVGVAIGYINGQPEQNCSMMVHPSQRTDPHRQFHGWVTTARTDWLQIIDLPDDDPDKIDLLAQFQRAYDDLATTTPNIPTFAQVVSQLRRSISLTEITELNTRGNRRTPQINWGQSYSWILVGGQSMDRGFTVEGLTVTYMPRSLGMGNADTVQQRARFFGYKRPYLGLCRIFVGQDVRRAFRSYVEHEEDVRGELATFAQTQRPLWEWRREFFLSRQLRPTRDNVIDVAYQRMRFGDEWVYPNGPHDTADAVTANAALFNQFRAAHPFGPYNGLDLRQNSRRNQVIENIPLQTVHEELLTRYRVTRLEDSQQFGAMLRLIQLYLIDNPNATCTVFLMAEGNTRRRDYQDDQIVQLFQGRQYAQINGARGISYPGDREVRGANGITIQMGYLDLGQPNALVGQNIPHLAVWVPSSMARDTLSQPQGG; encoded by the coding sequence ATGAGCACCGATGGGGCCGATCCTCCTGTCACCGTCGATATCCTGCCTGATGGGGCCGGCAACCCGCCGCCTTGGGACCCGCAGCCGGGGCCGGAGGTCGGCCTGCTCAACCTTCCCGCCGGTGCCCGGAATCAGATCGTAGAAGAAGCCTGCCGGATTCTCAGGCGGTGCGTGGACCCCAACGGCCCGCCGCAGACGCAGACCGGGCTGGCTATGGGCTACGTCCAGAGCGGGAAGACTACTTCGTTCACGACCGTGACCGCGCTGGCCCGCGATAACGGCTACCGCCTCGTGATCGTCATCGCCGGCACGACAGAGATTCTCTTCGAGCAGAACCGCGATCGGATCATCGAGTCGCTCCAACTGGAATCCCGGCCGCGCAGCACGCCGTGGAGGCACATCACCCAGCCCCACTTGCGGAACAACTCCCACATCCAGATCCGCGACACGCTCGCCCAGTGGGACGTTCCCAACGCGATGCCGGAGGAGCGTCGGACGGTGCTCGTCACGGTCATGAAGCATCACCGGCACCTGCAAAACCTCATTGACGTTCTGCAACAGGTCAACCTGCAAAACGTGCCCACCTTGCTGATCGACGACGAGGGCGACCAAGCCGGCCTGAACACTCAGGTGAACCAAGGGGACGAGAGCACGACCTACCGTCGCCTGCTCGACCTGAAGACGGCCCTGCCGCTGCACTCCTACCTGCAGTACACAGCTACGCCGCAGGCCCCGCTGCTCATCAACCTCGTCGACGTACTCTCTCCGACCTTCGCGGAGATCCTGACGCCGGGGGCCGGGTACGTCGGCGGCGCGGATTTCTTCCTGCGAAACCCGACTTTGATCCGCGACATCCCCGTCGCGCAGGTCCCCACCAACCGCAACGTCCTGAACGCTCCCCCGGCCACGCTCACCGAGGCGATGCAGCTCTTCTACGTTGGCGTGGCGATCGGCTACATCAACGGTCAGCCCGAGCAGAACTGCTCGATGATGGTCCACCCATCACAGCGCACTGACCCGCACCGCCAGTTCCACGGCTGGGTGACAACGGCTCGGACCGACTGGCTCCAGATCATCGACCTGCCGGACGACGACCCGGACAAGATCGACCTGCTGGCCCAGTTTCAGCGGGCCTACGACGACCTCGCAACAACGACCCCAAACATCCCGACGTTCGCGCAAGTCGTCTCTCAACTCCGGCGTTCCATCTCGCTCACCGAGATCACGGAGTTGAACACGCGCGGAAACCGCCGCACACCCCAGATCAACTGGGGGCAGTCGTACTCGTGGATTCTCGTGGGCGGTCAGTCGATGGACCGGGGATTCACGGTCGAAGGCCTCACCGTCACGTACATGCCGCGCTCACTGGGCATGGGCAACGCCGATACCGTCCAGCAGCGGGCACGGTTCTTCGGTTACAAGCGGCCATACCTCGGCCTGTGCCGAATCTTCGTCGGGCAGGACGTCCGCCGCGCGTTCCGCTCCTACGTCGAGCACGAGGAGGACGTCAGAGGGGAGCTTGCCACGTTCGCGCAGACCCAGCGACCGCTCTGGGAATGGCGCCGCGAATTCTTCCTCAGCCGCCAACTCCGGCCGACGCGGGACAACGTGATCGACGTGGCCTACCAACGGATGCGGTTCGGAGATGAATGGGTCTACCCGAACGGGCCGCACGACACCGCCGATGCGGTTACCGCGAACGCCGCGCTGTTCAACCAGTTCAGAGCGGCGCATCCGTTCGGCCCGTACAACGGCCTCGACCTTCGGCAGAACAGCCGCCGGAACCAGGTGATCGAGAACATCCCGCTGCAGACCGTGCATGAAGAGCTTCTGACGCGCTACCGCGTCACCCGGCTCGAAGACTCGCAGCAATTCGGGGCCATGCTCCGCCTGATCCAGCTCTACTTGATCGACAACCCGAACGCGACCTGCACCGTGTTCCTGATGGCCGAGGGGAACACCCGGCGCCGCGACTATCAGGACGACCAGATCGTGCAGCTCTTCCAAGGGCGCCAGTACGCTCAGATCAACGGTGCGCGAGGCATCAGCTACCCCGGCGACCGCGAGGTCAGAGGGGCGAACGGCATCACGATACAGATGGGATACCTCGACCTCGGACAGCCGAACGCCCTCGTAGGGCAGAACATTCCCCACCTCGCGGTTTGGGTCCCGTCCAGCATGGCCCGGGACACTCTCTCACAGCCGCAAGGGGGATGA
- a CDS encoding very short patch repair endonuclease, with amino-acid sequence MSSKVRKRSTEPVPSFKGLSPSSEAASRAKKANGKRDAKPELLLRRALWSVGLRYRKHVRGLPGNPDVVFPSARVVVFSDGDFWHGRNWAVLQEQLLRRHNADYWVAKISRNRETDQIQTSRPTEEGWMVLRFWESVIVRDPAAIASQVREAVELRQPGKAAAKSPPASRNSSGSSSA; translated from the coding sequence ATGTCCTCGAAGGTTCGCAAACGCAGCACTGAGCCGGTGCCCAGCTTCAAGGGCCTGAGCCCTTCTTCCGAAGCAGCATCGCGAGCCAAGAAGGCGAACGGAAAACGCGACGCGAAACCTGAACTCCTCCTTCGTCGCGCACTGTGGTCCGTTGGCCTCCGCTACCGGAAGCACGTGCGAGGGCTGCCGGGCAACCCGGATGTCGTCTTCCCCAGCGCTCGCGTGGTGGTGTTCTCCGACGGCGACTTCTGGCACGGCCGGAACTGGGCGGTGCTGCAGGAGCAGCTTCTCCGGCGACACAACGCGGACTACTGGGTTGCGAAGATCAGCCGGAATCGCGAGACGGACCAGATCCAGACTTCCCGGCCGACGGAGGAAGGCTGGATGGTGCTCAGGTTCTGGGAGTCGGTCATCGTCCGCGACCCCGCAGCGATCGCATCTCAGGTCCGGGAAGCCGTTGAACTTCGTCAGCCCGGAAAGGCGGCGGCGAAGAGTCCGCCGGCCTCACGCAACTCCTCAGGTTCGTCGAGCGCATGA